TCTTGTCCTTGACCGCAGTCGGCTCCAGCACCGTCCCGGCATTGCCGGCATAGGTGACGATCGACACCGTGTCGTCCGGCCTCAGCCGATCGACCAGCAGCCGGAAGGCATTTTTGAGCAGCGGCAGCTTGTCCGGTTCGTCCATGGATCCGGAGACGTCGATCAGGAAGACGAGGTTGGCTCTCGGCGCCTCCTTCTGGACCACCTCATAGCCCTTGATCGCCACGTGCATCAGCCGGGTGCCGGCGTTCCATGGCGTCGGCGTGACCGTAACCGTCGCCTTGAAAGGCTCCGCTGCCGTGGTCGGGCGCGGCCAATCATAGGGAAAGTAGTTGACCATCTCCTCGACGCGCACGGCATCGGGGTTCGGCATCTCGCCCGCCATGAGAGATCGGCGGACGAAGGAATAGGAGGCTGTATCGACATCGACCGAGAAGGTCGAAACCGGCTCGGCAGCGACGCTCTTGACCGGATTGGCATCGGCGTTGCCGAAGCGCTCGCGGTTTTCCGCCGGCGGCGGAAGCATGTCCGCCGGCGCGGGCGCCGGAATGGTCTCCATGCGGCTGCGCGCGGCAAGACCGACCGCTCCGCCCATGGTGCTCATCGGCGCCGCGGCATCGGCCGCCTGGTCCACGCTCTGCATTGCCCCGGAAGCAGCACCGGGCGCGTGGAAAGCCTCGCTGTCTGGCTCTGCCTTTCGCTCTTCCTTCGCAACAGGCGCCTCCGGCTTTGCCACCTGTATCTTCGGCTCGCTCTTGGCGGCGATCTCGCCTTCGGTGCCGAACGGCCGATCGTTGCGGACGATTTCGAGCGTCAGAAAGGCGGCGGCGGGTACGACGAGCAGTGTCGCCAGAGCCGAGCCGGCCAGCAATTTCCGGTTCATGATGGGGCTCCATATCCGGTTGAAGATGGAGCTTTGACGACCGGGGATTGTCGATCCTTGGGTTGCGGCCGAATTTTCTTCCGCCGCATCATAGGCCTGCATGGCCGCGGCAAGCGCCCGCGCCCGTGCCTCGCCCCTCGGCTCCGGTGGCGTCCGTCCGGACAGCATGTTGAGTTCGTCGGTCATTACACAGCCTCCTTGCCGAGCAGCGTCCGCAAGCGCTTGCGCGCCTCATGGACGTGCCAGGAGATGGTCGTTTCCGAGCAGCCGAGCACATCGGCCGCGGCCGCATGGCTCAAGCCCTCGGCATAGACGAGCAACACGGCATCGCATTGCTTTTCCGGCAGCGCCCGCACCGCCGCCCAGAGCGCCTCCCGCCTTTCCTCGTCTTCGCTTGCGGAACCAGCCTTCAAAGCGGGGTCGGACGCATAGGCCGCAATCTTTCTTTCGTCGCGCGCCTGCCGGCGGCAGTGATCGCGCGCCGCGTTCAGCGTCAATGTATAGAGCCAGGTGCGGAACCGGCTGGTGCCGCGAAAGCCGCGGATCGCCGAGCCCAGCCGGATGCAGACATCCTGCGCGATATCCTCCGCGTCGGCCTCGCTGCCCGACCAGCGCCAGGCGACCGCATGGACGAAGTCATAGTGACGCTCGATCAACCGGCCGAAGGCCTCGCGATCCCCCTTCACCGCCCTGTCAACGAGTTCCGTGTCCAAGTCCCTGCCCGCTCTTGTCCTGTCTTAACCCTTAGACGTCCACCGAACGTTCTTCCTTGGGGCCGGAGGCAAAAAATTGCGCTGGGTTCATCGTGGAGAACGCGCGACGACGGCGATGATCGGCCCGAGCGGAAACAACCGGTCTTGGCGGTTGATCTCCGGCGCGTAAAGGCTCGAGATCGTGCCGTCGAGGAAGAGCGCGTTCGGGCAATCGAGCCCGTCGAGAAACAGCGTCGCGAAGTCATGGAAGCGCACCGGGCGCTTCGAAACCACAAAAACGACCTCGCCGCTTTTCGTCACCCCGACGCCGTTGCGGGTCTTCAGGCTATCGCTGTCCGGCAGGAAGCGCGGGTGGAGCGCTCCGTCGATGACCAGCATCGGACCGGACTGCGTCGCAAAACGCGGCTTGATGCCGGCGTCGCGATAGGCCTCCGCCGCCATCACGCCGGCCTTGCCGTCGCCGAAATAGAAGACGCCATTCGGCAGCAGGTGAAAGTTGCCCCAGCCGGGGTTGGTATTGAGCGGCGCCTGCTCCACACCCTCTTCGACATGCAGGCCGACCGGGGAAAGGTCCTCGTGATACATGCCACCATTCATGGCGAAGACGATGTATTCGTCGCGCTGGCGCAGTTCGAGCGACAGCGCCTGGAAGGATTTGAAGGGTACGCCCGCCTGGTCCTTGTTGTAGAGGCGAATGTCGCTCGCCGCGGGGTCGAAGCTGCAGGCGACATAGTCCTCGCCGAGATGGCTCACGTTGCGGCAGGCGGCGAACGCAGGGGCAGCAAGGCCGGCGGAGAGCATGGCGGCGCCGGCGAGCAAAGATTTGGGAAACAGCGGCATGGTTGGCACCCGGATGGAATCGCACTGCGCAGCATCGCATAGATTGCGGCAGTTCTGTGCGCGCACGTCTTTGCCGACACGCGAATGAGTTCTCTCACGGCGCGGACGCGCCGCGTCGGCGGTGCGAGAGGCTATCAAGTGTCATCAAACGCGGTGGGCGCGTTCTCTATCAAAGACCAAGTGCCACCATATGGAAACGCAGTTGCTCTCTGGGATAGCGAAAGTCTCGGCCGATGGGACAGGCATCGCGGGAAAGGCAGCCATCTAAAAGACAGCCGGCCGCCCCGGCCTCGGCCTTGAGATGCGTGCGGCATCGCCCCACATCGAACAGACCGGTCCCCAGGGCATCCACCGGGCAGGCGGAAATGCACGGCTTGCCGATACAGTCGCCGCAAGGATGGTCGGCTGTAACGGAGCTCGTTTGCGGCAAGGCCCGGTCAAAGCCGAGCGCGCCGCGGTAGCCGTGCCACAGCCCATACCGCGGGTGGATCAATATGCCGAGTGGAGAAGCCTTCAAGCCTTCGGCGCGCATCGCCCATTGCTGGAAGGGCTGCCAGGGCGGATCGGAGGGGAAATAGGCGGTGGCGCCGGCGGCCTCGGCCACCGGCAAGATCACCTGCTTCGACCACTCGTCGAGCGGGTCGGCGCCGCCGCAATCCGGCTCGACTGCGCGCCAGCGGCTGAAGGACCTCCAGATCGAACCGCCGATATTGCCGATCAGCACGACGCTCGCGGCGGGCTCGCCACCGTCCAGCAGGGGCGCGGTTTCCCCCGGCGTGAAATTCACGCTGCCGCGCAAAAAAAGACCGTGCGGCTCGAGAGCCGCACGGATCGTTTCGACGAGATTGTCGACACAAGCGGGGGCAGCCGTCATTTCGGCTTCGGCCCCTGAAGTTCGTAATGCGGGCGCCAGACCTCCTTCTGGATCATGTCGGCCACCTGCGCCGCGCCGCCTTGCTCCCTGGCTCGCTCGGGACCCCTTCAGGTGAAGGCGTCCGGCATCGAGTCCTTGCGCTTGGCGATATAGTCCTTGAGGGCTTCGTCGATCGCCGGG
This DNA window, taken from Sinorhizobium fredii NGR234, encodes the following:
- a CDS encoding phosphodiester glycosidase family protein, translated to MPLFPKSLLAGAAMLSAGLAAPAFAACRNVSHLGEDYVACSFDPAASDIRLYNKDQAGVPFKSFQALSLELRQRDEYIVFAMNGGMYHEDLSPVGLHVEEGVEQAPLNTNPGWGNFHLLPNGVFYFGDGKAGVMAAEAYRDAGIKPRFATQSGPMLVIDGALHPRFLPDSDSLKTRNGVGVTKSGEVVFVVSKRPVRFHDFATLFLDGLDCPNALFLDGTISSLYAPEINRQDRLFPLGPIIAVVARSPR
- a CDS encoding 4Fe-4S dicluster domain-containing protein, with product MTAAPACVDNLVETIRAALEPHGLFLRGSVNFTPGETAPLLDGGEPAASVVLIGNIGGSIWRSFSRWRAVEPDCGGADPLDEWSKQVILPVAEAAGATAYFPSDPPWQPFQQWAMRAEGLKASPLGILIHPRYGLWHGYRGALGFDRALPQTSSVTADHPCGDCIGKPCISACPVDALGTGLFDVGRCRTHLKAEAGAAGCLLDGCLSRDACPIGRDFRYPREQLRFHMVALGL
- a CDS encoding RNA polymerase sigma factor, with the protein product MDTELVDRAVKGDREAFGRLIERHYDFVHAVAWRWSGSEADAEDIAQDVCIRLGSAIRGFRGTSRFRTWLYTLTLNAARDHCRRQARDERKIAAYASDPALKAGSASEDEERREALWAAVRALPEKQCDAVLLVYAEGLSHAAAADVLGCSETTISWHVHEARKRLRTLLGKEAV
- a CDS encoding vWA domain-containing protein gives rise to the protein MTDELNMLSGRTPPEPRGEARARALAAAMQAYDAAEENSAATQGSTIPGRQSSIFNRIWSPIMNRKLLAGSALATLLVVPAAAFLTLEIVRNDRPFGTEGEIAAKSEPKIQVAKPEAPVAKEERKAEPDSEAFHAPGAASGAMQSVDQAADAAAPMSTMGGAVGLAARSRMETIPAPAPADMLPPPAENRERFGNADANPVKSVAAEPVSTFSVDVDTASYSFVRRSLMAGEMPNPDAVRVEEMVNYFPYDWPRPTTAAEPFKATVTVTPTPWNAGTRLMHVAIKGYEVVQKEAPRANLVFLIDVSGSMDEPDKLPLLKNAFRLLVDRLRPDDTVSIVTYAGNAGTVLEPTAVKDKTKILSAIDTLQPGGSTAGAAGIDAAYQLAEKAFVRDGVNRILLATDGDFNVGPSSDEELKRMVETKRRSGIFLSVLGFGRGNYNDALMQTIAQNGNGVAAYIDTLAEAQKTLVEEAGSSLFPIAKDVKLQVEFNPAAIAEYRLIGYETRALKREDFNNDKVDAGDIGSGHSVTAIYEVTPKGSPAVLNDDLRYATAEKPVSEPAAARGGELAYLKIRYKKPDGDRSELITTPVMEASAVPSLAEAPQDVRFSVAVAAFGQKLAGNSAVADYSYAAIADLSAGAKGPDPFGYRGEFVNLVRLAKGLARE